A region from the Acyrthosiphon pisum isolate AL4f chromosome A1, pea_aphid_22Mar2018_4r6ur, whole genome shotgun sequence genome encodes:
- the LOC100574036 gene encoding outer dense fiber protein 3-like — protein MPKTTDPRFWQSPAYTLRGKNDFPIYVSSPGPVYRVDRMTRHGPYTTAKVDFGKVLDKKFNAQSPGPAAYLPCYPNLKRAPTPKLLLPLTDGKIKIGPSPNAYTLSSDHRPYIKSRRKGYTIKWRTKECGTGAVNSGSPGPAAYSSTNADVYKYHTPAKTFGIPVRPTGKSTKTPHAYLIVSADGCVERCKPKKFTFGVKHPYKHPPYVVPADNCPI, from the exons ATGCCAAAGACAACTGACCCAAGGTTTTGGCAATCTCCTGCGTACACTTTGAGAGGCAAAAACGATTTTCCAATTTATGTTTCGAGCCCCGGACCGGTGTACAGAGTGGACCGGATGACACGGCATGGCCCATACACGACCGCCAAGGTCGACTTTGGAAAGGTTCTGGATAAAA AGTTCAACGCACAGAGTCCGGGACCCGCTGCCTACTTGCCGTGCTATCCGAATTTGAAACGGGCGCCTACTCCAAAGTTGTTGTTACCCCTCACAGACGGAAAGATAAAAATTGGTCCTTCGCCCAACGCGTACACGTTGAGCAGTGATCATCGACCATATATCAAGAGTAGGCGAAAAGGATACACAAT AAAATGGAGGACCAAAGAATGTGGCACCGGCGCAGTGAATTCCGGAAGTCCCGGGCCGGCAGCCTACAGCTCGACGAATGCGGACGTGTATAAATACCACACGCCCGCCAAGACGTTCGGCATACCTGTACGACCTACAGGCAAGAGCACAAAGACGCCACATGCGTACCTTATCGTGTCCGCTGACGGATGCGTTGAACGTTGCAAGCCGAAAAAATTCACGTTCGGTGTTAAGCACCCGTACAAACACCCACCCTACGTGGTGCCAGCCGACAACTGTCCCATATGA